A section of the Rummeliibacillus pycnus genome encodes:
- a CDS encoding cation-translocating P-type ATPase: MSEFHQQSTVEVMDRLDVTNQGLNDYDVQMRQEEYGYNELEEGKRTSTLAVFLEQFKDLLVIILMIAAVISFLLGEVESTVVIMIVVILNAILGTVQHVKAEQSLDNLKALTSPVAKVLRNNQIVEIPSAEIVIGDLLFLEAGDYVSADGRLLESHNLQINESSLTGESLAVAKSTDPIREDNVPIADKTNMVFTGSFVTNGRGTVIVTAIGMDTEIGKIANLLDTAKEKKTPLQISLDNFGEKLALAITLICLFIFTIDLVRGRALVESFMFAVSLAVAAIPEALSSIVTIVLAFGTQKMAKENAIIRKLYAVESLGSVSVICSDKTGTLTQNKMAVQQVFVDQQIIPYNQLNRSNIIQEQCIVLALLCNNALTSDQKEIGDPTELALVKLGRAYQYDEFVVRESNPRIAEIPFDSERKLMSTLNRINQQNVMITKGALDVLLPRIVKMETSNGIINFTEEHRKKIEIVNRNFSKNGLRVLAITYKNIAKQSIDIQDEKDLIFVGLIAMMDPPREESRAAVASCIKAGIKPVMITGDHKITATAIAKQIGILKNPSEAIEGHEIEGLTDEELQDKVEDISVYARVSPEHKLRIVKAWQEKGNVVAMTGDGVNDGPALKQADIGVAMGITGTEVAKDASSMVLTDDNFSTIVKAIANGRSLYANIKNAIMFLLSGNAGAIFVVLYATIFGLPVPFAPVHLLFINLLTDSLPAIAIGLEPHSKKIMKDKPRNIHQPLLNKKFTTQVMLEGIVIAISTIIAFRMGLATGDTQTASTMAFTTLCLSRLIHGFNSRSKESIFAIGVFSNKYTWVAFIIGVICLHLVLFVPSLTGVFEVAKLSSLQFGYIYVLSFIPFLVNQWFKVLYVRMR, encoded by the coding sequence ATGTCAGAATTTCATCAACAATCGACAGTCGAAGTCATGGATAGGTTAGATGTGACAAATCAAGGCTTAAATGATTATGACGTCCAAATGAGACAAGAAGAATACGGCTATAATGAGTTAGAGGAAGGAAAAAGGACAAGCACCTTAGCTGTTTTCTTAGAACAATTTAAAGATTTACTAGTCATTATTTTAATGATAGCCGCTGTTATTTCATTTTTATTAGGTGAAGTTGAAAGTACAGTGGTGATTATGATTGTAGTTATATTAAATGCAATACTAGGAACTGTTCAGCATGTGAAGGCAGAACAGTCTTTGGATAATCTGAAAGCTTTGACTTCCCCAGTAGCAAAAGTGTTGCGTAATAATCAAATCGTAGAGATTCCCTCTGCGGAGATCGTTATCGGAGATCTTCTGTTTTTGGAAGCTGGAGATTATGTTAGTGCGGATGGACGATTATTAGAAAGCCACAATCTTCAAATAAACGAGAGTTCGTTGACTGGTGAATCCTTAGCTGTAGCAAAAAGTACGGATCCAATTAGAGAAGACAATGTGCCCATTGCGGATAAAACAAATATGGTTTTTACCGGAAGCTTTGTCACAAATGGACGGGGTACGGTTATTGTGACAGCAATCGGAATGGATACTGAAATCGGAAAAATTGCAAATTTACTAGATACTGCAAAAGAAAAGAAAACCCCTTTACAAATTAGTTTAGATAATTTTGGTGAAAAACTAGCGTTAGCGATCACACTAATTTGCTTGTTCATTTTCACGATTGACCTTGTTCGAGGACGAGCATTAGTTGAATCGTTCATGTTTGCTGTTTCACTTGCCGTTGCAGCAATTCCGGAAGCATTAAGTTCAATCGTTACAATTGTATTGGCTTTTGGAACACAAAAAATGGCGAAGGAAAATGCCATTATTCGAAAACTCTATGCTGTTGAAAGTTTGGGAAGTGTATCTGTGATTTGTTCCGATAAAACGGGAACGCTCACACAAAATAAAATGGCTGTTCAGCAGGTATTTGTGGATCAACAAATTATTCCATACAATCAACTAAATAGATCCAATATAATCCAGGAACAATGTATTGTATTAGCGTTATTGTGTAATAATGCTCTGACAAGTGATCAAAAAGAAATTGGTGATCCAACAGAATTGGCACTTGTTAAATTAGGTAGGGCATATCAATACGATGAATTTGTAGTGAGAGAAAGCAACCCAAGAATAGCCGAAATTCCTTTTGATTCCGAACGTAAGCTGATGAGTACATTAAATCGTATCAATCAGCAAAATGTTATGATTACAAAAGGGGCATTAGATGTGCTCTTACCTAGAATTGTAAAAATGGAGACATCTAATGGCATCATTAATTTTACAGAAGAACATCGTAAGAAAATCGAAATTGTCAATCGTAATTTCTCTAAGAATGGTTTACGTGTTCTGGCAATTACGTACAAGAACATAGCAAAGCAATCAATTGATATACAAGATGAAAAAGATTTAATCTTTGTTGGCTTAATTGCAATGATGGATCCTCCGAGAGAGGAGTCAAGAGCAGCTGTTGCAAGTTGTATAAAAGCAGGTATTAAACCAGTGATGATTACAGGTGATCACAAAATTACAGCTACTGCAATTGCGAAACAAATCGGTATTTTAAAAAATCCATCCGAAGCTATCGAAGGGCATGAAATTGAAGGATTAACAGATGAAGAGCTACAAGATAAGGTTGAAGATATTTCCGTCTACGCTCGCGTCTCACCAGAGCATAAACTTCGGATTGTCAAAGCATGGCAGGAAAAAGGAAATGTTGTAGCAATGACAGGAGATGGAGTTAATGATGGACCTGCCTTAAAACAAGCTGACATCGGTGTAGCAATGGGAATTACAGGTACCGAAGTAGCAAAAGATGCATCTTCAATGGTCTTAACGGATGACAATTTTTCCACAATTGTCAAAGCGATTGCCAATGGAAGAAGTCTCTATGCCAATATTAAAAATGCCATCATGTTCCTATTATCAGGGAATGCAGGCGCAATTTTTGTAGTCTTGTATGCTACGATCTTTGGACTACCCGTTCCTTTTGCGCCCGTGCATCTATTATTTATTAACCTACTGACCGATAGTTTACCTGCTATTGCCATAGGTTTAGAACCACATAGCAAAAAAATAATGAAGGACAAGCCAAGAAATATCCATCAGCCATTATTAAATAAAAAATTTACCACTCAAGTAATGCTCGAAGGAATCGTCATTGCGATTTCGACAATTATTGCTTTTCGCATGGGGTTGGCAACAGGCGATACCCAAACAGCAAGCACCATGGCATTTACAACACTATGTTTATCGCGATTAATACATGGCTTCAACTCGAGATCAAAAGAATCCATCTTCGCAATCGGTGTATTCTCAAATAAATACACATGGGTCGCATTTATAATTGGAGTGATTTGCTTACATTTAGTACTATTTGTCCCATCACTAACGGGCGTATTTGAAGTAGCCAAATTAAGTAGTCTACAATTTGGTTATATCTACGTATTATCATTTATTCCGTTTTTAGTGAATCAATGGTTTAAGGTGTTGTATGTGAGAATGAGATAA
- a CDS encoding leucine-rich repeat domain-containing protein produces the protein MKKAICISMMTGFIGATTVLAYSETTTVSAKSLYNMKSGKLISTKTGKTVKGYKVFNSTLFKNGKKYTGIYKGYQYKSGKKLTGTYKGLQYKSGKKLTGTKDGITYKNGMVVSAKNVSKVSKTAIVYVQDEPLLKALNEILGHKNLYQTIKVADLRSFKGTLFLNGDTDERDTFGPFDIENIQPLAFCTNISELSIANNAIHNLTPLSKLTNLKKLDIRFNNLRTIDSLEKLVNLTELKVSGNTLKDVMVVSNMTKLQVLDAWNNKIENLEGIHQLSKLETLNLYDNKIKDLSEIAHLQNLKELNLSNNMVRDIQQLSDAKNLETLYLSYNSIFSVEGLEALQHLQTLYLNNNYLTSMESLAPIKTLSTLHIEENDIPVASILPSETWPSMQDYLNDLNKFE, from the coding sequence ATGAAAAAAGCGATTTGTATTTCCATGATGACTGGTTTTATAGGCGCTACAACAGTTTTGGCATACAGTGAAACAACAACTGTTTCTGCGAAAAGCTTATACAACATGAAAAGTGGAAAGTTAATTTCCACTAAAACAGGGAAAACAGTAAAAGGTTATAAAGTCTTTAATTCCACCTTGTTTAAAAACGGAAAAAAATACACGGGGATATATAAGGGGTACCAATATAAAAGCGGAAAAAAGCTAACAGGCACTTATAAGGGCTTGCAATACAAAAGCGGGAAAAAATTGACTGGCACAAAAGATGGGATTACTTATAAAAACGGGATGGTTGTTTCAGCCAAGAATGTAAGTAAAGTTAGCAAGACAGCTATTGTTTATGTGCAAGACGAACCATTACTAAAAGCATTAAATGAGATCTTAGGACATAAAAATTTATACCAAACTATTAAAGTGGCTGATTTAAGAAGTTTCAAAGGAACATTATTCTTAAACGGAGATACTGATGAAAGAGATACTTTTGGTCCGTTTGATATCGAAAATATTCAACCACTCGCCTTTTGTACAAATATTAGCGAATTATCGATTGCCAACAATGCTATTCATAATTTAACACCGCTTTCGAAACTAACAAATTTAAAAAAATTAGATATTCGTTTTAACAATTTAAGAACCATTGATTCACTTGAAAAGTTAGTAAATTTAACTGAGTTAAAAGTGTCCGGAAATACATTGAAAGATGTCATGGTTGTTAGCAATATGACTAAATTACAAGTTTTAGATGCTTGGAACAATAAAATTGAAAACTTGGAAGGGATTCATCAATTATCTAAATTAGAAACACTTAATCTATACGATAACAAAATAAAAGATTTATCAGAAATTGCTCATTTGCAAAATCTAAAGGAATTAAATCTTTCCAACAACATGGTAAGAGACATTCAACAACTAAGTGATGCTAAAAATCTTGAAACTCTTTACTTATCTTATAATAGTATTTTTTCAGTAGAAGGATTAGAAGCATTACAACATCTACAAACACTCTATTTAAATAATAACTACCTAACTTCAATGGAATCTCTTGCACCCATAAAAACCTTATCTACTCTTCACATTGAAGAAAATGATATTCCTGTAGCATCAATTCTTCCTAGTGAAACATGGCCATCCATGCAAGATTATCTAAATGATTTGAATAAATTTGAATAA
- a CDS encoding NUDIX hydrolase produces MNLINVRNQLTTYQPYNEQEAKEREVMVQYIDTFPNILTRENEFAHFTASAWIVNHNHTKVLMAYHNIYQSWAWIGGHADGDPDLLHVALKETEEETGLKNIKPLSEEIFSLEILGVDGHVKKGKYVATHVHLNVTYLIEADEKELTRIKPDENSAIQWIALDEAVEKSNEPNMKIIYQKLNDKFRKNVCVR; encoded by the coding sequence TTGAACTTAATAAACGTAAGAAATCAACTAACTACTTATCAACCATACAATGAGCAAGAAGCGAAAGAACGAGAAGTTATGGTGCAATATATTGATACATTTCCCAATATATTAACGAGAGAAAATGAATTTGCCCATTTTACAGCCTCTGCATGGATTGTAAACCATAATCATACAAAAGTTTTGATGGCCTATCATAATATTTATCAATCATGGGCTTGGATAGGGGGACATGCGGATGGAGATCCTGATCTCCTGCACGTTGCTTTAAAAGAAACAGAAGAAGAAACGGGTTTAAAGAATATCAAACCATTATCGGAAGAAATTTTCTCCCTGGAAATACTTGGTGTGGATGGACATGTAAAAAAGGGTAAGTATGTGGCTACACATGTGCATCTAAACGTAACCTATCTGATCGAAGCAGATGAGAAGGAACTAACTCGAATCAAACCAGATGAAAATAGTGCCATTCAATGGATTGCGTTAGATGAAGCGGTGGAAAAAAGTAACGAGCCAAATATGAAAATTATCTATCAGAAACTAAATGATAAATTTAGGAAGAATGTTTGCGTTAGATAA
- a CDS encoding zinc ribbon domain-containing protein — protein MNEKGCIKCGSTDADTKEVAMTGTGLSKMFDIQHNQFVVVYCKNCGYSEFYNKNSSTASNILDLFFG, from the coding sequence ATGAATGAAAAAGGTTGTATAAAATGTGGTAGTACAGATGCAGATACGAAGGAAGTCGCGATGACTGGAACAGGATTATCGAAAATGTTCGATATTCAGCATAATCAATTTGTCGTGGTCTATTGTAAAAATTGTGGTTATTCAGAGTTCTATAATAAAAACTCTTCTACAGCATCTAACATACTTGACTTATTCTTTGGTTAA
- a CDS encoding right-handed parallel beta-helix repeat-containing protein yields MTNKVVESKKEHLLMRKQFYFSAVILAIVFILLMGIASTAKAKTKTKVQPKPTYTITTKTKTLDPKMTKYSTYTNQTKTYYMLRSYLEKLEKTGGGKLILKKGTYTVTNALYVPSNVTIQLEDGVTVVKGTDTGTEKMLPSNSIFQFVRPSKAQKKHVYGKFEGEKNIQLIGKGTATIDVNYDLKTLGIVMGHNQNVTIDHIQFKNMNGGHFIELDASNHVIIKNSSFVSSLHMEGHDKEGINLDTPDLSTQGFTHDWSKYDKQANNDVVITDNVFDGLDRAIGTHKYSQGSLHNKVVIRNNTIQNMRSDAIRVMNWSNPIIENNTFDNIGDNSNPYDTTRGILLSGVSNPTVQNNTFISVPRAMQFMVWENTGPGSEYKPIYNKLSDENKKMLQNNVIENVAENFIRINNKKYDDYSYPEKIYLPVSAPALQ; encoded by the coding sequence TTGACTAATAAAGTAGTTGAAAGTAAAAAAGAGCATCTATTAATGCGAAAACAATTTTATTTCTCGGCTGTAATACTCGCAATAGTATTCATACTGTTGATGGGAATAGCTTCAACAGCAAAAGCAAAGACAAAAACAAAGGTTCAACCGAAGCCAACCTATACAATAACGACGAAAACCAAAACATTGGATCCTAAAATGACAAAGTATTCTACATACACGAACCAAACAAAAACGTATTACATGTTACGTTCTTATCTTGAAAAACTTGAAAAAACAGGTGGAGGTAAACTGATTTTAAAAAAAGGAACGTATACAGTAACGAACGCTTTATATGTACCTTCAAATGTAACAATCCAGCTTGAAGATGGTGTAACTGTAGTAAAGGGCACGGATACAGGTACTGAAAAAATGCTACCATCTAACTCCATTTTTCAATTCGTCCGTCCATCAAAAGCGCAAAAAAAACATGTGTATGGAAAGTTTGAAGGCGAAAAAAATATTCAACTTATTGGCAAAGGGACGGCCACAATCGATGTAAACTATGATTTGAAAACGTTAGGAATTGTCATGGGACACAATCAAAATGTTACGATTGATCATATTCAATTCAAAAATATGAACGGTGGTCACTTTATTGAATTGGATGCATCTAACCATGTCATCATCAAGAATTCTTCCTTTGTATCTTCTCTTCATATGGAGGGGCATGATAAAGAGGGCATTAATCTGGATACACCAGACCTGTCAACACAAGGATTTACGCATGATTGGAGTAAATATGATAAACAAGCCAATAATGATGTTGTCATCACTGATAATGTTTTTGATGGATTGGATCGAGCTATTGGAACACATAAATATTCACAAGGAAGCCTACATAACAAAGTAGTGATCCGCAATAATACCATTCAAAACATGCGTTCAGATGCTATTCGTGTGATGAATTGGTCTAATCCTATTATTGAAAATAACACATTTGATAATATTGGCGATAATAGTAATCCATACGATACAACACGTGGTATCTTGTTAAGTGGTGTTAGTAATCCAACTGTTCAAAACAATACATTTATCTCCGTACCAAGAGCGATGCAATTCATGGTATGGGAGAACACAGGTCCTGGTAGCGAATACAAACCTATTTATAATAAGCTAAGTGATGAAAACAAGAAGATGTTACAAAATAACGTCATAGAGAATGTTGCAGAGAATTTTATTCGGATTAATAACAAAAAGTATGATGATTACTCTTATCCGGAGAAAATTTATCTTCCAGTAAGTGCTCCAGCGCTTCAGTAA
- a CDS encoding dicarboxylate/amino acid:cation symporter produces MKGGKSIKILWKWYYKKSFAFKITVGFIIGIMIGLIFGPSASILSPFGKLFLNLLKMVVVPLILFTLVVSVNTTDPKKLGSIGGKIFPYYILTTALAVAIGLVIAIVINPGAGLTLPKETEVEVPDAPSLIDVILNVVPTNIFDALAKGEILSIVFVTVIAGFVISFMRHSRETTVVEWGNLLLKLMEAGSELSSRILNGVLQYAPIGVLGITAATVGNQGLDTLYALSKYVGASYLGVAIQIMIIFPILLTLFKVPVFKFFKDVREAMMTAFVTCSSLGTLPVTLKSAKKAGISEPVANFTLPIGATVNMNGSAIHFGVGVVLAANVVGYEFNVGSIIGIILAGTLAAIGTAGVPGAGMIGLSIVFTQAGLPIEIVGLTAGVNVITDMVFTMCNVTGDIVGAAIVDKSEHEN; encoded by the coding sequence TTGAAAGGGGGAAAATCCATAAAGATATTATGGAAATGGTATTATAAGAAATCTTTTGCATTTAAGATTACAGTTGGATTTATTATCGGTATTATGATTGGGTTAATCTTTGGTCCATCTGCCAGTATCTTATCACCTTTTGGTAAACTTTTTTTAAATCTGTTGAAAATGGTAGTGGTGCCGCTCATTCTATTTACCTTAGTGGTGTCAGTCAATACCACAGATCCTAAGAAACTAGGGAGTATTGGTGGGAAAATTTTTCCTTACTACATTCTCACTACGGCATTAGCCGTTGCAATCGGGTTGGTCATTGCTATAGTTATTAATCCGGGAGCGGGATTGACTTTACCAAAAGAAACAGAAGTTGAGGTACCAGATGCACCTTCGCTAATTGATGTCATTTTGAATGTTGTACCGACCAATATTTTCGATGCATTGGCGAAAGGTGAAATCTTAAGTATTGTGTTTGTGACAGTGATTGCGGGTTTTGTGATTTCATTCATGAGACATTCAAGAGAGACAACTGTTGTTGAATGGGGCAATCTTTTGTTGAAGTTGATGGAAGCAGGGAGTGAATTAAGTTCACGCATTTTAAATGGAGTCTTGCAATATGCTCCAATTGGGGTGCTTGGAATTACGGCTGCTACAGTTGGTAATCAAGGTCTAGATACGTTGTATGCGCTTTCTAAATATGTTGGTGCTTCTTACTTAGGTGTAGCTATTCAAATAATGATTATTTTTCCAATCTTACTAACCTTATTTAAAGTTCCTGTTTTTAAATTTTTCAAAGATGTACGAGAAGCAATGATGACTGCATTTGTAACTTGTAGTAGTTTGGGGACATTACCAGTCACGTTAAAATCTGCAAAAAAAGCGGGCATCAGTGAACCGGTTGCAAATTTCACCTTACCGATTGGCGCAACGGTGAATATGAACGGATCTGCTATTCATTTTGGCGTGGGTGTTGTTCTTGCTGCGAATGTCGTTGGCTATGAATTTAATGTTGGTTCTATTATTGGGATCATTTTAGCAGGTACATTGGCAGCTATTGGTACAGCAGGAGTTCCAGGAGCAGGCATGATTGGTCTGTCAATTGTATTTACTCAAGCAGGATTACCGATTGAAATTGTTGGGCTAACGGCAGGTGTGAATGTTATTACTGATATGGTTTTTACAATGTGTAATGTAACAGGAGATATTGTAGGTGCTGCTATTGTCGATAAAAGTGAACACGAAAATTAA
- a CDS encoding bifunctional diguanylate cyclase/phosphodiesterase: protein MLSEQTRYSYLANIIKMINTKLDLYEVLNQVTLAISEEIALCQSVSIYLPQKDGSFKVVAGNSSTLNSHIIDPKIDLLVKEVIASKKPIYIPDTSKDDRPNQEAIKKYHIHSLLVLPISFEDELFGLIFLFDNGNPMNLTYKEIQIIDAYVNMVTVAIQNAKNLKDKQLLLEATRELSMCSSIQESLDKCFYYLGQVLNTYNIGIHLLDPIVEKKIKPAVLSKDSDWTEADWLETHNLTKLDPSNDLVMQEVYKTKKAIFIPDVYKDDRPNHKACRNFGIKSLLMLPLIAMGENLGQICAVNLGEREIYYPESDLQLAQSIIDATAATLSNLLYMEKQDAIIHERTSEITLKNKELESVVAKLQKLSREKELLLNSAGEGIFGLDLNRKITFCNPAGARMLGYHSEDELIGESVNAILCKDQIDSSLNDVESILKEGVFFRKDTSLFPVEYVISSIKEDTKIVGEVVTFKDITQRKQLEEEITYNAYFDSLTDLPNRVLLTDRLSQGILDAQQNKEKLAVLYLDLDRFKYVNDSLGHSFGDLLLRDVADRLRNCVPASATLSRQGGDEFAIYLPHIQNDNDILSVVNNIIHAISEPFYLVDQEININTSIGISLYPEHGDTTDILIKNADTAMYKSKETAGNSYHYFSKTMDNKTFEAIKLENDLYKALEQDELVLYYQPQINYRTGQLEGAEALIRWNHPEHGIISPEKFIPIAEETGLIVPIGEWVLIEACKQIKTWHHQGFPLKSMSVNLSVRQFEQKNLYSIVKNILEKIELSPEYLHLELTENLIVKNIELTLETMQQLKRLGINIEIDDFGTGYSSLGYIKNLPISTLKVDKSFVQDMIKDKAAITNTIITLAQNLNLDVIAEGVETKEQAEFLSSQNCYLMQGYFFSKPLTADDFVRKYFLSSDSKPIEKDRRKNRR from the coding sequence ATGTTGAGCGAACAAACAAGATATTCTTATCTTGCAAATATCATAAAAATGATCAATACAAAACTTGATTTATACGAAGTACTAAACCAGGTAACACTTGCTATATCTGAGGAAATTGCTCTATGTCAATCTGTTAGTATATATTTACCACAGAAAGATGGCTCATTCAAAGTAGTTGCAGGAAATAGCAGTACCTTAAATAGTCATATTATTGATCCTAAAATAGATTTACTTGTTAAAGAAGTAATTGCATCAAAAAAACCTATTTATATTCCAGATACCTCAAAGGATGATCGGCCTAATCAAGAAGCCATCAAGAAATATCATATTCATTCATTATTAGTTCTTCCTATCTCTTTTGAGGATGAGTTATTTGGTCTCATTTTTTTATTTGATAATGGAAATCCGATGAATTTAACCTATAAAGAAATACAAATTATTGATGCTTATGTGAATATGGTTACTGTTGCGATTCAAAACGCAAAAAACCTAAAAGATAAACAGTTACTTCTTGAAGCAACACGAGAGTTGTCCATGTGTTCATCCATACAAGAAAGCCTTGATAAATGTTTTTATTATTTAGGGCAAGTTTTAAATACATACAATATTGGCATTCATTTGCTCGATCCAATCGTAGAAAAAAAGATAAAACCTGCAGTTTTGAGCAAGGATAGTGATTGGACAGAAGCAGACTGGCTTGAAACACATAATTTAACAAAGTTAGATCCAAGTAATGATCTTGTGATGCAAGAAGTTTATAAAACAAAAAAGGCGATTTTCATTCCAGATGTCTATAAAGATGATAGACCTAATCACAAAGCTTGTAGAAATTTTGGGATTAAAAGTTTGCTCATGCTTCCTCTAATAGCAATGGGCGAGAATTTAGGGCAAATTTGTGCCGTCAATCTGGGCGAAAGGGAGATTTATTATCCTGAATCTGATTTACAACTTGCACAGTCAATAATCGATGCAACAGCAGCTACTCTATCAAACCTTTTATACATGGAAAAACAAGACGCAATCATCCATGAAAGAACATCCGAAATAACCTTAAAAAATAAAGAACTTGAGAGTGTTGTAGCAAAATTACAAAAACTTAGCCGCGAAAAAGAATTACTTCTTAACTCTGCAGGAGAAGGGATTTTTGGTTTAGACCTTAATCGAAAAATTACATTCTGCAACCCAGCTGGCGCAAGAATGTTGGGATATCATTCAGAAGATGAATTAATCGGTGAGTCGGTAAACGCTATTCTTTGTAAAGATCAAATAGATAGTTCCTTGAATGATGTAGAAAGTATTTTGAAAGAAGGGGTATTTTTTAGAAAGGATACTTCCCTATTCCCTGTTGAATATGTCATCTCTTCTATTAAAGAAGACACTAAAATAGTTGGAGAAGTCGTAACATTCAAAGATATCACACAAAGAAAGCAACTGGAAGAAGAGATTACATACAATGCTTATTTTGATAGCTTAACGGACTTACCTAACCGAGTTTTGTTAACAGATAGATTATCTCAAGGAATTCTAGATGCACAGCAGAACAAAGAAAAATTAGCCGTATTATATCTCGATTTAGACCGTTTTAAATATGTAAATGATTCGCTCGGCCATAGTTTTGGAGATCTCTTACTACGAGATGTTGCCGATCGATTACGTAACTGTGTTCCTGCTTCCGCAACTTTATCGCGACAAGGTGGTGACGAATTCGCGATTTATTTACCACATATTCAAAATGATAATGATATTCTGTCCGTTGTGAATAATATTATCCACGCTATTTCAGAACCTTTTTATTTAGTAGATCAAGAAATCAATATCAATACAAGTATCGGTATTAGTTTGTACCCTGAACATGGCGATACGACTGACATTTTAATCAAAAATGCGGATACAGCTATGTACAAATCCAAAGAAACAGCCGGCAATAGCTATCATTATTTTAGTAAAACTATGGATAACAAAACATTTGAAGCAATTAAACTGGAAAATGATCTTTACAAAGCTTTAGAACAAGATGAACTTGTTCTCTACTATCAACCACAGATTAACTATAGAACAGGTCAACTGGAAGGAGCAGAAGCTTTAATAAGGTGGAATCATCCAGAACATGGCATCATTTCACCGGAAAAGTTTATTCCAATTGCCGAAGAAACAGGTTTAATCGTACCAATCGGTGAGTGGGTTCTGATTGAAGCATGTAAACAAATAAAAACATGGCATCATCAAGGTTTTCCATTAAAAAGCATGTCCGTAAACCTATCAGTTCGTCAATTTGAACAAAAGAATCTCTATTCTATCGTCAAAAATATTTTAGAAAAAATAGAACTTTCACCTGAGTACTTACATTTAGAGCTCACAGAAAATCTGATTGTTAAAAATATAGAGTTAACATTAGAAACAATGCAACAATTAAAAAGGCTAGGTATTAACATAGAGATTGATGATTTTGGCACTGGCTATTCATCTTTGGGCTATATTAAGAATTTACCGATTTCCACATTGAAAGTTGATAAATCCTTTGTACAGGACATGATCAAGGATAAAGCGGCAATTACGAATACCATCATAACCTTAGCACAAAATTTAAACCTAGATGTCATTGCAGAAGGCGTCGAAACAAAGGAACAAGCCGAATTTTTATCCTCTCAAAATTGTTATTTAATGCAGGGCTACTTTTTCAGTAAACCTTTAACAGCTGATGATTTTGTAAGAAAGTACTTTTTAAGTAGCGATTCTAAACCTATAGAAAAAGACAGAAGAAAAAACCGTAGATAA